A single window of Onychomys torridus chromosome 8, mOncTor1.1, whole genome shotgun sequence DNA harbors:
- the LOC118589655 gene encoding olfactory receptor 56-like, with protein MAWAGNQTLISHFVLLGLFSRSPLHLFLFSIIMVMFLVALSGNGLMILLILMDSRLHSPMYFFLSWLSLMDLMLISTIVPRMAADFLMGRGSISFTGCGLQILFFLTLLGDECFLLAFMAYDRYVAISNPLRYSVVMSRRVCWLMVAGSWLFGLVDGLIQAVFTLRFPYCGSQEIDHFFCEVPAVLKLACADTSLYETMIYVCCVLMLLLPFSVISASYIRILVAVLRMRSAEGRQKAFATCSSHMMVVSLFYGAAMITYMRPQAYHSSKQDKVVSAFYTMITPMLNPLIYSLRNKEVTGALRKLLGKCPCGGGAPG; from the coding sequence ATGGCCTGGGCTGGCAACCAGACTCTCATCTCCCACTTTGTCCTCCTGGGCCTCTTCTCCCGCTCCCCACTgcacctcttcctcttctccatcatcATGGTCATGTTCCTGGTGGCCCTCTCTGGCAACGGGCTCAtgatcctcctcatcctcatggACTCTCGCCTGCACagccccatgtacttcttcctcagctGGCTGTCACTCATGGACCTCATGCTCATCTCCACCATTGTGCCACGGATGGCTGCTGACTTCCTCATGGGCCGGGGCTCCATCTCCTTCACAGGCTGCGGACTCCagatcctcttcttcctcaccctcctgggGGATGAGTGCTTCCTGCTGGCCTTCATGGCCTacgaccgctatgtggccattaGCAACCCCCTGAGGTACTCTGTAGTCATGAGCCGCCGTGTCTGCTGGCTCATGGTAGCAGGGTCTTGGCTCTTTGGCCTGGTGGATGGGCTCATCCAGGCTGTTTTTACACTCCGCTTCCCCTACTGTGGCTCCCAGGAGATTGACCACTTCTTCTGTGAGGTCCCTGCTGTGCTCAAGCTGGCCTGTGCTGACACCTCGCTCTACGAGACCATGATCTATGTCTGCTGTGTCCTCATGCTgctccttcccttttctgtcatctctgcctcctacatCCGGATCCTGGTGGCAGTGCTCCGTATGCGCTCTGCAGAAGGCCGGCAGAAGGCCTTTGCCACCTGTTCCTCCCACATGATGGTGGTCTCCCTCTTCTACGGGGCTGCCATGATCACTTACATGCGGCCACAGGCCTACCACTCCTCCAAGCAGGACAAAGTGGTCTCTGCCTTCTACACCATGATCACCCCCATGCTCAACCCTCTTATTTACAGTCTAAGGAACAAAGAAGTGACTGGGGCCCTGAGGAAACTCCTGGGAAAGTGTCCCTGTGGCGGTGGGGCTCCTGGTTGA